The region GGCCCACATCCTGCGCGAGCTGCTGGAGCTCGCGCCGTTCCACAAGCAGATGTACGGCTCCGGCTGCCACGGCGCCGCCGAGCTGTGTTATCTGGCCGCCCTCTATCACCGCCGCGGCCTGGCCCGGCTGCTGGCCGGCCGGATCGCCGACGGCGAGTGGAGCGTCTCCGACGCGGCCCGGATCGCCCACATGATCGGCTCGGCCAACGCCCGCCGCGTCTACCGCCTCTGAACCGAATCTACAACGTAAAGGCATCGGCTTCGGGTCCCACCCCCGAGTCGCGATCGTGGGGCCTGAGCTGGTTTGCTTGGACCCGTCACAACCGGCACCGACTCAACGGGGATCTGAATGCGCAGCGTCGAGCCCGAGGTCTTCCTCGTCGCCAAGCCGTCCGTCGACTACGACGAGCTGGCCCGCTATCTGCGGGAGGTCGGCGGGGAGAGCTGGCTGGAGCGGCTGGAGCGCGGCGAGTTCGACGCGCAGGACCTCGCCGAGTTCGCCGGTCGGCTGTGCTACCGCTCCTTCGAGCCGGGGCTGAACCCCAACGTGGTGCGGGTCCGCGCCGACCAGGAGGCGTACCTGCGCAACATCCTCGCCAGCGCGCACGGCAGCGTCCTGGAGCACGCCAGCTTCAGCTTCGTGCTGCACAACGTCTCGCGCGTGATGACCCACGAGCTGGTCCGGCACCGGCCGGGGGTGGCGATCTCGCAGGAGTCGCTGCGCTTCGTCCGGCTGAACGACCTGCCGTTCTGGTTCCCCGAGTGGGCGCGCGAGGACGCCGAGCTGATGAAGCGGGCGACCGAGATGCTCGACCGGATGGAGGAGTTCCAGAACTGGATGTCCGCCCACTTCGGGCTGGACGCCGACGGCGTGCCGTTCTCCGAGAAGAAGCACCGCACCTCGTTCATGCGGCGCTTCGCCCCCGAGGGCGTCGCGACGGGCCTGGT is a window of Microbispora sp. NBC_01189 DNA encoding:
- the thyX gene encoding FAD-dependent thymidylate synthase, translating into MRSVEPEVFLVAKPSVDYDELARYLREVGGESWLERLERGEFDAQDLAEFAGRLCYRSFEPGLNPNVVRVRADQEAYLRNILASAHGSVLEHASFSFVLHNVSRVMTHELVRHRPGVAISQESLRFVRLNDLPFWFPEWAREDAELMKRATEMLDRMEEFQNWMSAHFGLDADGVPFSEKKHRTSFMRRFAPEGVATGLVWTANMRTLRHTIESRTAAGAEEEIRLVFNRIGEIMRAEAPALFGDYTVEDGAWIPGYRKV